ATGAGCCAATGGCCGTCAATTTAAGCCAAGCGTTTACTGTCCGTGCTGTTGCGTCTTGGCTGGGAAGTCAAGCGACAATCCGGTTCGCACAAAACACTTTCCCGTAATGGCTGGCCTGATTTTGTTTTCGCCTTCCATGATGGCGATGAAATCGGCCCAAAAATGCTGGCACGCATTGCAAAGCATACGGGTCTTTCACCAGATGACCTGTAACTTATGACTGTGACATACGAGAAGCAAAAGTCTGAGGCCCGAATACAGGCGGTTGAACAGTATTTGATCGATAATGTCTTGGGTGATGATTTTATCTGTTCACACTATAATTCGTGCAAATCATCGCACGCGGATACATTCTACGAGGGGCAACTTCACCATATAGGAAAATATTACGGCGTTTCATTCGATGGGAGGCCATTACGTGTCGTTGTCGTTGGGCAAGAATATGGGCATCCTCCTGCCCGTGTTGATTGTCAGGCGCGATCTCAAATGTTCAAGTATTCTGCTCTTGACTGCCGCTTTGCTGCTGGACAAGGTTATAAGGGTCGGAATCCTCACATGAAAGGCACAACAAATGTTCTCCGATTGATTTTCGGTATTCCACTCGGTACTGATCACCAATCTGAATTTCTTTCGATTGAAGGTAAGCGTGTTCATATTTTCGATGCTATTCTCAATCACGCATTTAGTCGTTGACCAATTCTACGCAAATTCCGGCTTTCGTCCTTACGGATTTTATTGAATCCACTTTTGGTTTATGTCCGGATTATGTCCGGATAGGCAAATTTCGCAACCACTCATATTATCTCTACTGCGTGGTAACTACCATTTTTGCATACTTTTAGTCGTATTGGCACAGGTTGCGAGCAGTAAATAACCTGCGCCAAAATATGTCCGGATAATGGCCGGATCAGATTTCCACCTCGGTTCGACGATAGGACGTTGCAGGACCAGCTCCAATTGGATCGAGTAATCCGGCATCCACTAAATTTCGAAGATCTCGACGGGCTTGTCGGTCACTGATGCCGCTACCTGCTCGTTCAAGGTACTCGTCCAGGCGGACTGATTCATTGACACCCAGCCCATTGAGCAGCGCTTGTTGTCGTTCGTTGAGTTTTATCGAAATTTGTTTTTGCCCGGCCCCGAAAAATGTCAGATGGACTCCAGATGATTTGCTCTGCCACACCGGGGGGCGCATCTTCATCTCGCGGCATTCCTGGACAATTTTGAATGTACCGCGTCCTACCCGTTCCATTAACTCATGCAGATAGAAGACATGGCTGATATCCGGGTTGACAAGAATTGACTCATGGGTAGCAGCCCGGAGTTTTTCCGGAGTCAGCCCCATTGAAAGGTGCCCTGAATTCCAGATTTCAATTCGTTCCGGGTAAATACTAATCGAAATTCCGCCGGAGAATGCAGCATAGTCGCGATGGACCAACGCGTTTACCAACCCTTCGCGCAATGAGTTGAATGGGTAGTGTGGTCGAGATTCTCGTGCCAGTTGTCCCGGCTTGAATTCGGCAGCAATCGCAACATGCCGTTTGAGAAAGTTCATCGCTTCTTCCAGGAGGTAGAATGCTGGCCCCTCGTACACCTGTTCATCAATAAAATTATCTCCGCGATCCGTCTCATAGCGAACCGCCCGCAGTCGCGTCTGCGGATGGCGCAGTGAAACACGCTTGCCAAACAACACATCTGCAGCATTGGTCAATTGACCGAACCGGGCCAAGGCCAGGTCTGCAAGTACGGTATCAGGGTTGTGAGCCTCTTCAAATTGATACCCTCGGCGATCCTGTGCCCTGCGTACCGTCTCATCCAGCAGTTTACGATCAAGATCGTCAATGGCAAGGCCGACAGCAGCGCGACGTTCCCAGCGCTCGGTTTCACGGGATTGCCGTACCACCATATCGCGCATTGTTGTAGCGTCGGCCGCTCGAATATTCGTTCCCTTCTTGATGTAAATCGCCCCGTCGAAAACATAGGGGCGGTCAGAGCCTTCCGGTACATCTACAGAAATGACCTTGCCTCCCTGAACATCATCCAGAGTAACGGTGAACAATACCTGAGGGGTAACATGTTTATGCAGGAAGATACGGAGTGCTTCAGTATCTTTTTCGCCTGGTTCGCCGAGTACCTGGCCATGATCATCGACACCGATCAGAACGCTACCACCTTTGGTGTTGAGCAGCGCACACACGGCACGGCCAATCAACTCTTCTGCCTGGGATGATGCAATAAACTCAATGCGATCGGATTTGTCTTTTCCCATGAGTTCTTCGGTCAGATTTCTAACATTCATTTACTGTCCCTCCTTTCTATTTCTCGGCGGATTGCATCGGGATTGCTAAAATGATTTTGTATGAAATCCTCCACATCTCTGTATCGGCCAAATTGTGCGCTGGCAAAAAGCTTTGCATCATCATTCGAAGAGAATTTTTGTACCCAGTTGCCGGTACGATCCTGATAAGTTTTGAGATCGCGTCGAATCGCTGCATCATACATGTCGATCACCCGAAAATCATCAATAATTGTTTGCTCCCGCTGCTTGAGTTTTTTCTTTTCCTCTTTGGTGTCGAATCCAAGTTTAGCAAACATCTCCTCGCGCTCCTTGGCATTTTTGCAACCGAGCTTCATGAATAACGATCGGGCGAAGGGAATGTGATGATGCGCCAGAATCCAGCGTGGTTTGCCCAGTTCGATGGCCTTCAGCAATTCCTGATGCGTAAATCCAAGCCCGTCTGGCAACACGCCGCTGCCATATTGGGGCGTAATGATACAGAGAAAGAGATCACAACGCTCGACCGCAGCCAAACAACTATCCAGTGCAGTCTGATGAGGATACACCGTGACTGTGCCTTTATGTGAACACCACACTTCATATCCAAATCCACTGAGCATTGCATAAATCTGCTCAAGCAGCTCCTCAATTCCGTACACGGTCGAGGAGACCATGATGGAGAGGTGGCTTGGTGATGTATTCTCTTTTTTCATTAACAGTCTGAAATATTTTCAGTCGTTAAGATCGGCCCATTCTCTCGATTGTCCAATCGATGATTTATTTATCTTTGCTCGCTTTTCGAAAGCATCCGCTGGTTATGGTTTATGACATTCTGAATTGCGGCCTTCATGAATATCCTTTTTTCTGCAAGATCATCAAAATCTCCCCAGCGCCTCCACCAGCCACTCAAACCCGATCTTCTCCTGTTCCAGTCGTATCTGATGGCCCAGCTCATTTTTACGTAACTGATCGTAAAGCGCACTCTCATCAGCGGTCAGTCGCATGAGTGCACCGGTTTCGGGAGATGGTTCAACGCCCCAGAGCGGTTGATGCTCCATCAATGTTTTACTGTCCATCAGCAGGGAAGCCACGTGGGGAAAGAACCCGCGCAACTGGTTGAGGATGGCGAAGCCGTGAGTGTCGATGTCGCCCCAGTAGTGGATAACGCGGTTACGCATCCATTCGACCGATGCCAGATTCTCAAACCCATACCCGGCTCCGAAAATTACCATTGCCTCGGGAACCTCGGGAAAGGCGAGAAAGTTGATTTCGTTTTCGGTGATGAAGAGCTTTGTAACAGGCAGTTCCAGTTGGGCAAAGGTCTCCTGCGTCACCGTGATATCCTGATCGCTCTTCGTCGAGAGCAGCGCCAGTGATGGGTCAAGAATCCGGAATCGTACCCGCAGGGGTTTATCCTGAAAGCCGTAACGCCTACAAAACCCGATGGCTCCGGTGGCCGTTGCGTCAATCTCCTCCGGCGGAAGAACGAGGTCGAACAGCTCCCCAAGCACGCCCCGGTGCCCTTCGATGAATTTGCTGTGCACGTCGGGCAGGTCGATCTGGCGCAGATAGATGCCGGGCCGGGGATGCTTGAGACGCCAGGCGAGAATGGAGAGGATGCGGGGCCACTCTTCTGCCAGTTCAAGGGCTCGAAGGGGGCGTTTTGCCAGCCAGGGGAGAAGCGCGGGTTGCCAGTCGCGGGTGAGCGTGACCATGGCGGCGAACTGCCGTGCTTCCTGCCGCTTGCCAATCCAGACGAGGGCTTCGTCGAGTGCATCAATCCAGATCTCTGCCGGAAGTTCATTGGCTCCCAGAATGCGGTGGTTGACCGTGCGCCACACAATCCGGTACGGTTTGGCTGCGCTGGTGAGTCGGGCAAGCCAGTCGCGCACTTCGGCAAATGAGTTGCTTAACTCTCTGGAGTCGGGCCCTTTCAGCGTCAAGCGACGGGGAAAAACCGATTCACCGCCAATCAGGGAGGAGAGGATGAGGCCCCGATCCCAGAGCTTTTGCACCTGGGCCTTGAGTTCGGCGGGGGTTGTCCAGTTCATTCCACCGACCTCTCTTTTTCGGCGCGATACTCTTCGATGGTGAGGTTGCGCAATACCGAGCAGCGCCCCTCCTGATTGTGCACAAAGCCGACACTGGAGACGAAGGGCTCGATGATGTGGATTTTCTGCAAGGGGGTGACGATGAGCAGTTGCAGGTTGAGCTGGGCAAAGAGTTGCAGTCCGTACTGGGCCGATTCGTCGGAGCCGCGTCCGAAAGCCTCGTCAATGACCACGAAGCGGAAGGAGCGTGAGCGCACGGCGCCCCATTCGAGGCCGAACTGGTAGGCAAGGCTGGCGGCAAGGACGGTGTAGGCGAGCTTCTCCTTCTGTCCTCCCGATTTTCCCCCTGAATCTGCGTAGTGTTCATGTTCGCTGTCATCTTCGCGCCACCGTTCGCTGGCGGCAAAGACGAACCAGTTGCGCACGTCGGTCACTTTGGCAGTCCAGCGCCGGTCGAGGTCGGCATAGGCTTCACGGCCACGGAAGCGGTCGATGATGCGGCGCACCTGGAGGAATTTGGCTTCGGAGTATTGCGCATCATCCGAGCCGGTCAGCGTCCCTTCGGTGCAGGCTCGCAGCTCCGACTGAAAGTCACGAATGTCGGCATCGAGGTTCAGTTGTGCTTCGAGGGTGATGTATCGTCCCGGATTGAAGTCGATTTGCGTGAGCGATTCATTGAGGCGGGTAATGCGCTCCTTGATGGTTTCGCGTTCGCGGGCCAGTTGCGACTGAAAATTGGCCACCTCCCGGATGGTATTTTCGTTGAGCAGATCTTTGAACCGTCCCTCAAAGCGCGGCAGATCGTCAGCCTG
The DNA window shown above is from Pelodictyon phaeoclathratiforme BU-1 and carries:
- a CDS encoding type II toxin-antitoxin system HicA family toxin encodes the protein MSVLLRLGWEVKRQSGSHKTLSRNGWPDFVFAFHDGDEIGPKMLARIAKHTGLSPDDL
- a CDS encoding DUF4062 domain-containing protein — encoded protein: MKKENTSPSHLSIMVSSTVYGIEELLEQIYAMLSGFGYEVWCSHKGTVTVYPHQTALDSCLAAVERCDLFLCIITPQYGSGVLPDGLGFTHQELLKAIELGKPRWILAHHHIPFARSLFMKLGCKNAKEREEMFAKLGFDTKEEKKKLKQREQTIIDDFRVIDMYDAAIRRDLKTYQDRTGNWVQKFSSNDDAKLFASAQFGRYRDVEDFIQNHFSNPDAIRREIERRDSK
- a CDS encoding RNA-binding domain-containing protein yields the protein MNVRNLTEELMGKDKSDRIEFIASSQAEELIGRAVCALLNTKGGSVLIGVDDHGQVLGEPGEKDTEALRIFLHKHVTPQVLFTVTLDDVQGGKVISVDVPEGSDRPYVFDGAIYIKKGTNIRAADATTMRDMVVRQSRETERWERRAAVGLAIDDLDRKLLDETVRRAQDRRGYQFEEAHNPDTVLADLALARFGQLTNAADVLFGKRVSLRHPQTRLRAVRYETDRGDNFIDEQVYEGPAFYLLEEAMNFLKRHVAIAAEFKPGQLARESRPHYPFNSLREGLVNALVHRDYAAFSGGISISIYPERIEIWNSGHLSMGLTPEKLRAATHESILVNPDISHVFYLHELMERVGRGTFKIVQECREMKMRPPVWQSKSSGVHLTFFGAGQKQISIKLNERQQALLNGLGVNESVRLDEYLERAGSGISDRQARRDLRNLVDAGLLDPIGAGPATSYRRTEVEI
- a CDS encoding Wadjet anti-phage system protein JetD domain-containing protein — protein: MNWTTPAELKAQVQKLWDRGLILSSLIGGESVFPRRLTLKGPDSRELSNSFAEVRDWLARLTSAAKPYRIVWRTVNHRILGANELPAEIWIDALDEALVWIGKRQEARQFAAMVTLTRDWQPALLPWLAKRPLRALELAEEWPRILSILAWRLKHPRPGIYLRQIDLPDVHSKFIEGHRGVLGELFDLVLPPEEIDATATGAIGFCRRYGFQDKPLRVRFRILDPSLALLSTKSDQDITVTQETFAQLELPVTKLFITENEINFLAFPEVPEAMVIFGAGYGFENLASVEWMRNRVIHYWGDIDTHGFAILNQLRGFFPHVASLLMDSKTLMEHQPLWGVEPSPETGALMRLTADESALYDQLRKNELGHQIRLEQEKIGFEWLVEALGRF